One window of the Acinonyx jubatus isolate Ajub_Pintada_27869175 chromosome A2, VMU_Ajub_asm_v1.0, whole genome shotgun sequence genome contains the following:
- the USP19 gene encoding ubiquitin carboxyl-terminal hydrolase 19 isoform X6: protein MSGGASTTGPRRGPPGLEEATSKKKQKDRANQESKDGDPRRGSVSSREEQAKEELLLDWRQSADEVIVKLRVGAGPLRLEEVDAAFTDTDCVVRLPGGRQWGGVFYAEIESSCTKVQARKGGLLQLALPKKVPLLTWPSLLKKPLGTQEALPGLRCQENGQEPSPIALEPGPEPRRGKQEARNQKRAQGRGEVGAGAGPGAQAGPSAKRAVHLRRGPDGEGSRDGPGPRGDAPPFLAETATQAEAEEQLRVPPLNPQTCLLGSEENLALLAGEKTVSPRNDPVSPAMARSRDPEKGDRSKEEMAEAADALTLVDEPESMVNLAFVKNDSYEKGPDSVVVHVYVKEICRDTSRVLFREQDFTLIFQTRDGNFLRLHPGCGPHTIFRWQVKLRNLIEPEQCTFCFTASRIDICLRKRQSQRWGGLEAPAARVGGAKVAVPTGPTPLDSTPPGGAPHPLTGQEEARAVEKEKPKARSEDTGLDGVVARTPMEHVAPKPEPHLASPKPTCMVPPMPHSPVSGDSVEEEEEEEKKVCLPGFTGLVNLGNTCFMNSVIQSLSNTRELRDFFHDRSFEAEINYNNPLGTGGRLAIGFAVLLRALWKGTHHAFQPSKLKAIVASKASQFTGYAQHDAQEFMAFLLDGLHEDLNRIQNKPYTETVDSDGRPDEVVAEEAWQRHKMRNDSFIVDLFQGQYKSKLVCPVCAKVSITFDPFLYLPVPLPQKQKVLPVFYFAREPHSKPIKFLVSISKENSSASEVLESLSQSVHVKPENLRLAEVIKNRFHRVFLPSHSLDTVTPSDTLLCFELLSPELAKERVVVLEVQQRPQVPSIPISKCAACQRKQQSEDEKLKRCTRCYRVGYCNQLCQKTHWPDHKGLCRPENIGYPFLVSVPASRLTYARLAQLLEGYARYSVSVFQPPFQPGRMALESQGTGCTTLLSTSSLEAGDSERDPIQPPELQLVTPVAEGDTGVPRTWAAPDRGPVPSTSGVSSEVLASGPVEVGSLPAGERMSRPEAAVPGYQHPSEAINAHTPQFFIYKIDTSNREQRLEDKGDTPLELGEDCSLALVWRNNERLQEFVLVASKELECAEDPGSAGEAARAGHFTLDQCLNLFTRPEVLAPEEAWYCPQCKQHREASKQLLLWRLPNVLIVQLKRFSFRSFIWRDKINDLVEFPVRNLDLSKFCIGQKEEQLPSYDLYAVINHYGGMIGGHYTACARLPNDRSSQRSDVGWRLFDDSTVTTVDESQVVTRYAYVLFYRRRNSPVERPPRAGHSEHHPDLGPAAEAAASQASRIWQELEAEEEPVPEGPVPLGPWGPQDWVGPPPRGPTTPDEGCLRYFVLGTVAALVALVLNMFYPLVSQSRWR from the exons ATGTCTGGTGGGGCCAGCACCACGGGCCCAAGGAGAGGTCCCCCAGGACTGGAGGAGGCCACCAGTAAGAAGAAGCAGAAGGATCGAGCAAACCAGGAGAGCAAGGATGGAGATCCTAGGAGAG GGTCAGTGTCCTCTCGGGAGGAGCAGGCCAAAGAGG AGTTGTTGCTTGATTGGAGGCAGAGTGCAGATGAGGTGATTGTCAAGCTGCGTGTGGGAGCGGGTCCCCTGCGGCTGGAGGAGGTGGATGCTGCTTTCACAGACACAGACTGCGTGGTGCGGCTTCCAG GTGGTCGGCAGTGGGGTGGTGTTTTCTATGCTGAGATAGAAAGTTCTTGCACCAAAGTACAAGCCCGCAAGGGTGGCCTCCTGCAGCTGGCACTGCCCAAGAAGGTGCCTCTGCTCACATGGCCCTCTCTTCTG AAGAAACCTCTAGGGACCCAGGAGGCGTTGCCAGGGCTGCGGTGTCAGGAGAATGGGCAGGAGCCATCTCCCATTGCCCTGGAGCCAGGCCCTGAGCCCCGGCGGGGTAAACAGGAGGCCCGGAACCAGAAGAGGGCCCAGGGCCGTGGTGAGGTAGGCGCAGGGGCTGGCCCCGGGGCCCAGGCAGGGCCCAGCGCCAAGAGGGCTGTGCATCTCCGCAGAGGGCCAGATGGGGAAGGGTCCAGAGATGGGCCTGGACCCCGGGGCGATGCCCCCCCCTTCTTGGCTgagacagccacccag GCTGAGGCTGAGGAACAGCTCCGGGTACCACCGCTGAACCCCCAGACCTGCCTTTTGGGTTCAGAGGAGAATCTAGCACTCTTGGCAGGAGAGAAGACCGTGTCCCCCAGGAATGATCCAGTCTCCCCAGCCATGGCTCGGAGCAGAGATCCTGAGAAAGGTGACCGTTCCAAAGAGGAGATGGCAGAGGCAGCAGATGCTCTAACCTTGGTGGATG AGCCGGAGTCCATGGTGAACCTGGCATTTGTCAAGAATGATTCATATGAGAAGGGCCCGGATTCAGTGGTGGTGCATGTGTACGTGAAAGAAATCTGCAGGGACACTTCTCGAGTGCTTTTCCGCGAGCAAGATTTCACGCTTATCTTCCAGACCAG GGATGGAAACTTCCTGAGACTACACCCAGGCTGTGGGCCCCATACCATCTTCCGTTGGCAGGTGAAGCTCAG GAACCTGATTGAGCCTGAGCAGTGCACCTTTTGCTTCACGGCCTCTCGAATTGACATCTGCCTCCGAAAGCGGCAAAGTCAGCGCTGGGGGGGCCTGGAGGCCCCAGCTGCACGAG TGGGTGGTGCAAAGGTTGCCGTGCCGACAGGTCCAACCCCTCTGGATTCAACCCCACCGGgaggtgccccccaccctctcACAGGCCAGGAGGAAGCTCGGGCTGTGGAGAAGGAAAAACCCAAGGCTCGATCTGAGGACACGGGGCTGGATGGTGTGGTGGCCCGCACCCCCATGGAGCATGTAGCCCCAAAGCCAGAGCCACACCTAGCCTCG CCCAAGCCCACATGTATGGTGCCTCCAATGCCCCACAGCCCTGTGAGCGGAGATagtgtggaggaagaggaggaggaagagaagaaggtgtGTTTGCCTGGCTTCACTGGCCTTGTCAACCTAGGCAACACCTGCTTCATGAACAGTGTCATTCAGTCTCTGTCCAATACTCGGGAGCTCCGGGACTTCTTCCACG ACCGCTCCTTTGAGGCCGAGATCAACTACAACAACCCACTGGGGACTGGTGGGCGTCTGGCCATTGGCTTTGCTGTGTTGCTCCGGGCACTGTGGAAGGGCACCCACCATGCCTTCCAGCCTTCCAAGTTGAAG GCCATTGTGGCGAGCAAGGCCAGCCAGTTCACAGGCTATGCGCAGCATGATGCCCAGGAGTTCATGGCTTTCTTGCTGGATGGGCTGCATGAAGACTTGAATCGCATTCAGAACAAGCCCTACACAGAAACTGTGGATTCAGATGGGCGGCCCGATGAG GTGGTGGCTGAAGAAGCATGGCAGCGGCATAAGATGAGGAATGACTCTTTCATCGTAGACCTGTTTCAGGGCCAGTATAAGTCGAAGCTGGTGTGCCCTGTGTGTGCCAAG GTCTCCATCACTTTTGACCCATTCCTCTACCTGCCAGTACCTTTGCCACAGAAGCAGAAGGTTCTCCCCGTCTTCTATTTTGCCCGGGAGCCGCACAGCAAACCCATCAAG TTTCTGGTGAGCATCAGCAAGGAGAACTCCAGTGCAAGTGAAGTGTTGGAATCCCTCTCTCAGAGTGTCCACGTGAAGCCTGAGAACCTGCGTCTAGCTGAG GTGATTAAGAATCGTTTCCACCGTGTATTCCTGCCCTCCCACTCATTGGACACTGTGACCCCATCTGACACGCTCCTCTGCTTTGAGCTGCTATCCCCAGAGTTGGCTAAGGAGCGAGTGGTGGTGCTAGAGGTGCAGCAG CGCCCCCAGGTGCCCAGCATCCCCATCTCCAAGTGTGCAGCCTGCCAGCGGAAGCAGCAGTCAGAGGACGAGAAGCTGAAGCGCTGTACCCGGTGCTACCGCGTGGGCTACTGCAACCA gCTCTGCCAGAAAACCCACTGGCCTGACCACAAGGGTCTCTGCCGCCCTGAGAACATTGGCTACCCATTTCTGGTCAGTGTACCTGCCTCACGTCTCACTTATGCTCGTCTTGCTCAGCTGCTAGAGGGCTATGCCCG GTATTCTGTGAGTGTATTCCAACCACCCTTCCAGCCTGGCCGCATGGCCTTGGAATCCCAGGGCACTGGCTGTACTACGTTGCTCTCTACTAGCTCCCTGGAGGCTGGGGACAGTGAGAGGGACCCGATTCAGCCGCCTGAGCTCCAGTTGGTGACCCCCGTGGCTGAGGGGGACACAGGGGTCCCTAGGACATGGGCGGCTCCTGATCGGGGCCCTGTGCCCAGCACCAGTGGAGTTTCTTCTGAGGTGCTGGCCAGTGGGCCTGTTGAAGTTGGCTCCTTGCCTGCTGGTGAGAGGATGTCTCGGCCCGAAG CTGCTGTGCCTGGATATCAGCACCCAAGTGAAGCCATAAATGCCCACACCCCTCagttcttcatctataaaattgacACATCTAACCGAGAGCAGCGGCTGGAGGACAAAG GAGACACCCCCCTGGAGCTGGGTGAGGACTGCAGCCTGGCTCTAGTGTGGCGGAACAATGAGCGCCTGCAGGAATTTGTGTTGGTAGCCTCCAAAGAGCTGGAGTGTGCTGAGGATCCAGGCTCTGCTGGTGAGGCTGCCCGTGCTGGGCACTTTACTCTGGACCAGTGCCTGAACCTCTTCACTCGGCCTGAGGTGCTGGCGCCTGAGGAGGCTTG GTACTGCCCACAGTGTAAACAACACAGAGAGGCCTCCAAGCAGCTGCTGCTGTGGCGCTTGCCCAACGTACTCATTGTGCAGCTCAAGCGCTTCTCCTTTCGGAGTTTCATTTGGCGTGACAAGATCAACGACCTGGTGGAGTTCCCTGTTCG GAACCTGGACCTGAGCAAGTTTTGCATTGGTCAGAAAGAGGAACAGCTGCCTAGCTACGACCTATACGCTGTCATCAACCACTACGGAGGCATGATTGGCGGCCACTACACTGCCTGTGCCCGCCTGCCCAATGACCGCAGCAGCCAGCGCAGCGACGTGG GGTGGCGCTTATTTGATGACAGCACGGTGACAACAGTAGACGAGAGCCAGGTCGTGACGCGTTATGCCTATGTACTCTTCTACCGCCGGCGGAACTCTCCTGTGGAGAGGCCCCCCAGGGCAGGTCACTCTGAGCACCACCCAGACCTAGGCCCTGCAGCCGAGGCTGCTGCCAGCCAG GCTTCCCGGATTTGGCAGGAGCTGGAGGCCGAGGAGGAACCGGTACCTGAGGGGCCTGTGCCCCTGGGTCCCTGGGGGCCCCAAGACTGGGTGGGCCCCCCACCACGTGGCCCTACCACACCAGATGAGGGCTGTCTCCGGTACTTTGTTCTGGGTACCGTGGCAGCTTTGGTGGCCCTCGTGCTCAACATGTTCTATCCTCTGGTATCCCAGAGTCGCTGGAGATGA